The proteins below are encoded in one region of Meriones unguiculatus strain TT.TT164.6M chromosome 18, Bangor_MerUng_6.1, whole genome shotgun sequence:
- the Prrg4 gene encoding transmembrane gamma-carboxyglutamic acid protein 4 isoform X1, which yields MPIPNEVFFPRMNSAFSPLDHPGRTVDRSLFGSCCWTMFLLLVVLSQLPRLTLAVPHTRSLKNSEHAPEGVFASKKAASIFMHRRLLYNRFDLELFTPGNLERECYEEFCSYEEAREILGDNEEMITFWREYSVKGPTTRSDVNKEKIDVMGLLTGLIAAGVFLVVFGLLGYYLCITKCNRQPYQGSSAVYTRRTRHTPSIIFRTHEEAVLSPSSSSEDAGLPSYEQAVALTRKHSVSPPPPYPGPAKGFRVFKKSMSLPSH from the exons ATGCCAATCCCCAACGAAGTGTTTTTTCCCCGGATGAACTCTGCGTTCTCACCCCTGGACCACCCTGGGAGAACAGTTGACCGAAG tttgtttggcagTTGCTGCTGGACTATGTTTCTGCTTCTGGTGGTACTCAGCCAGCTGCCCAGACTTACCCTCGCGGTTCCTCATACAAGAAGCCTAAAGAATTCTGAACATGCCCCAGAAGGAG tcttTGCATCAAAAAAAGCAGCAAGCATCTTTATGCACCGTCGCCTCCTGTACAATAGATTTGATTTAGAACTCTTCACTCCCGGGAACCTGGAGAGAGAGTGCTATGAGGAGTTCTGTAGTTATGAAGAAGCCAGAGAGATCCTCGGGGACAACGAAGAAATG ATCACATTCTGGCGGGAATATTCAGTCAAAGGACCAACCACAAGATCAG atgtcaaCAAAGAGAAAATTGATGTTATGGGCCTTCTGACTGGCTTAATTGCGGCTGGAGTATTCTTGGTTGTTTTTGGCTTACTTGGTTACTATCTGTGTATCACCAAGTGTAATAGGCAGCCATATCAAGG ttcttcAGCTGTCTACACAAGAAGGACCAGGCACACACCGTCCATCATTTTCAGAACCCATGAGGAAGCTGTCTTGTCTCCATCGTCATCCTCAGAGGACGCGGGACTACCTTCCTATGAACAGGCAGTAGCTCTGACCAGAAAACACAGTGTCTCACCACCACCTCCATATCCTGGGCCAGCAAAAGGATTTAGGGTATTTAAAAAGTCAATGTCACTCCCATCTCACTAA
- the Prrg4 gene encoding transmembrane gamma-carboxyglutamic acid protein 4 isoform X2, translating into MPIPNEVFFPRMNSAFSPLDHPGRTVDRSCCWTMFLLLVVLSQLPRLTLAVPHTRSLKNSEHAPEGVFASKKAASIFMHRRLLYNRFDLELFTPGNLERECYEEFCSYEEAREILGDNEEMITFWREYSVKGPTTRSDVNKEKIDVMGLLTGLIAAGVFLVVFGLLGYYLCITKCNRQPYQGSSAVYTRRTRHTPSIIFRTHEEAVLSPSSSSEDAGLPSYEQAVALTRKHSVSPPPPYPGPAKGFRVFKKSMSLPSH; encoded by the exons ATGCCAATCCCCAACGAAGTGTTTTTTCCCCGGATGAACTCTGCGTTCTCACCCCTGGACCACCCTGGGAGAACAGTTGACCGAAG TTGCTGCTGGACTATGTTTCTGCTTCTGGTGGTACTCAGCCAGCTGCCCAGACTTACCCTCGCGGTTCCTCATACAAGAAGCCTAAAGAATTCTGAACATGCCCCAGAAGGAG tcttTGCATCAAAAAAAGCAGCAAGCATCTTTATGCACCGTCGCCTCCTGTACAATAGATTTGATTTAGAACTCTTCACTCCCGGGAACCTGGAGAGAGAGTGCTATGAGGAGTTCTGTAGTTATGAAGAAGCCAGAGAGATCCTCGGGGACAACGAAGAAATG ATCACATTCTGGCGGGAATATTCAGTCAAAGGACCAACCACAAGATCAG atgtcaaCAAAGAGAAAATTGATGTTATGGGCCTTCTGACTGGCTTAATTGCGGCTGGAGTATTCTTGGTTGTTTTTGGCTTACTTGGTTACTATCTGTGTATCACCAAGTGTAATAGGCAGCCATATCAAGG ttcttcAGCTGTCTACACAAGAAGGACCAGGCACACACCGTCCATCATTTTCAGAACCCATGAGGAAGCTGTCTTGTCTCCATCGTCATCCTCAGAGGACGCGGGACTACCTTCCTATGAACAGGCAGTAGCTCTGACCAGAAAACACAGTGTCTCACCACCACCTCCATATCCTGGGCCAGCAAAAGGATTTAGGGTATTTAAAAAGTCAATGTCACTCCCATCTCACTAA
- the Prrg4 gene encoding transmembrane gamma-carboxyglutamic acid protein 4 isoform X3, with protein sequence MFLLLVVLSQLPRLTLAVPHTRSLKNSEHAPEGVFASKKAASIFMHRRLLYNRFDLELFTPGNLERECYEEFCSYEEAREILGDNEEMITFWREYSVKGPTTRSDVNKEKIDVMGLLTGLIAAGVFLVVFGLLGYYLCITKCNRQPYQGSSAVYTRRTRHTPSIIFRTHEEAVLSPSSSSEDAGLPSYEQAVALTRKHSVSPPPPYPGPAKGFRVFKKSMSLPSH encoded by the exons ATGTTTCTGCTTCTGGTGGTACTCAGCCAGCTGCCCAGACTTACCCTCGCGGTTCCTCATACAAGAAGCCTAAAGAATTCTGAACATGCCCCAGAAGGAG tcttTGCATCAAAAAAAGCAGCAAGCATCTTTATGCACCGTCGCCTCCTGTACAATAGATTTGATTTAGAACTCTTCACTCCCGGGAACCTGGAGAGAGAGTGCTATGAGGAGTTCTGTAGTTATGAAGAAGCCAGAGAGATCCTCGGGGACAACGAAGAAATG ATCACATTCTGGCGGGAATATTCAGTCAAAGGACCAACCACAAGATCAG atgtcaaCAAAGAGAAAATTGATGTTATGGGCCTTCTGACTGGCTTAATTGCGGCTGGAGTATTCTTGGTTGTTTTTGGCTTACTTGGTTACTATCTGTGTATCACCAAGTGTAATAGGCAGCCATATCAAGG ttcttcAGCTGTCTACACAAGAAGGACCAGGCACACACCGTCCATCATTTTCAGAACCCATGAGGAAGCTGTCTTGTCTCCATCGTCATCCTCAGAGGACGCGGGACTACCTTCCTATGAACAGGCAGTAGCTCTGACCAGAAAACACAGTGTCTCACCACCACCTCCATATCCTGGGCCAGCAAAAGGATTTAGGGTATTTAAAAAGTCAATGTCACTCCCATCTCACTAA